A DNA window from Corvus moneduloides isolate bCorMon1 chromosome 22, bCorMon1.pri, whole genome shotgun sequence contains the following coding sequences:
- the CDA gene encoding cytidine deaminase, with the protein MEGGGQHPVAAVPPGQPQGDHLQLLLRRSREAKNCAYCPYSRFPVGAALLTAGGEIFSGCNVENACYSLGVCAERTAIQKAISEGHTSFKAMAIASDMGDHFITPCGACRQVMREFGTDWDVYLTKADGTYIVKRLEDLLPLSFGPEDLKKV; encoded by the exons ATGGAGGGAGGCGGGCAGCACCCGGTCGCCGCTGTCCCCCCGGGCCAGCCCCAGGGTGAccatctccagctcctgctgcgcCGCAGCCGGGAGGCCAAAAACTGCGCCTATTGCCCCTACAGCCGCTTCCCGGTGGGAGCCGCGCTGCTCACCGCCGGCGGGGAGATCTTCTCGG GGTGCAACGTGGAGAATGCCTGCTACAGCCTGGGGGTGTGTGCCGAGCGCACTGCCATCCAAAAAGCCATCTCCGAGGGGCACACCAGCTTCAAGGCCATGGCCATCGCCAG TGACATGGGGGACCACTTCATCACGCCCTGCGGCGCCTGCAGACAAGTGATGAGAGAG ttCGGCACAGACTGGGATGTCTACCTGACCAAAGCAGATGGCACCTACATTGTCAAGAGGCTGGAGGACCTGCTGCCGCTCTCCTTTGGCCCTGAGGACCTGAAGAAGGTCTGA
- the MUL1 gene encoding mitochondrial ubiquitin ligase activator of NFKB 1: MEGGGRPSAAQAVLLAASTAITALLYSVYRQKARVARGLEGARKVRLDGDLRAVLLEAPGRCVPYAVIEGVVRSVKETLSSQFVENCKGVVQRLTLQEHKMVWNRTTHLWNDYEKIIHQRTNTTPFDLVPAEGGAGVTVRVMKPLDAAELSLETVYEKFHPSVQSFTDVIGHYISGERPKGIQETEQMLKVGTALTGVGELVLDNATIKLQPPKQGMPYYLSALDFESLLQKQESSVRFWKILTVVFGFATCAVLFFLLRKQYRHHREKQHLRQMQEEFRQAQERLTNAEGGETLKNACVVCLSSTKSCVFLECGHVCSCHKCYQALPEPKKCPICRQGITRVVPLYNS; encoded by the exons ATGGAGGGCGGCGGGCGGCCCTCGGCCGCACAGGCCGTGCTCTTGGCCGCCAGCACCGCCATCACCGCCCTGCTCTACTCCGTCTACCGGCAGAAGGCCCGCGTGGCCCGCGGGCTCGAG GGCGCGAGGAAGGTCCGGTTGGACGGGGACCTGCGGGCCGTGCTGCTGGAGGCGCCCGGACGCTGTGTGCCCTATGCGGTCATAGAAG GTGTGGTGCGGTCGGTGAAGGAGACCCTGAGCAGTCAGTTTGTGGAGAACTGCAAGGGGGTGGTTCAGAGGCTGACGCTGCAGGAACACAAGATGGTGTGGAACAGAACCACCCACCTCTG gaACGACTATGAGAAGATCATCCACCAGAGAACCAACACCACCCCCTTCGACCTGGTCCCCGCCGAGGGCGGTGCCGGCGTCACCGTGCGCGTGATGAAGCCTCTGGACGCCGCCGAGCTCAGCCTGGAGACGGTGTACGAGAAATTCCACCCCTCTGTCCAGTCCTTCACGGACGTCATCGGCCACTACATCAGCGGGGAGCGTCCCAAGGGAATCCAGGAGACAGAGCAGATGCTGAAGGTGGGCACGGCCCTGACCGGGGTGGGAGAGCTGGTCCTGGACAACGCCACCATCAAGCTGCAGCCCCCGAAGCAGGGCATGCCCTACTACCTGAGCGCCCTGGATTTCGAGTCCTTGCTGCAGAAACAAGAGTCCAGTGTCCGCTTTTGGAAAATCCTGACCGTCGTTTTTGGCTTTGCCACCTGCGCtgtcctcttcttcctcctgcgGAAGCAGTACCGGCACCACCGGGAGAAGCAGCACCTCAGGCAGATGCAGGAGGAATTCCGGCAGGCCCAGGAGCGCCTGACGAACGCCGAGGGCGGTGAGACCCTCAAAAACGCCTGCGTGGTCTGCTTGAGCAGCACCAAATCCTGCGTTTTCCTGGAGTGTGGCCACGTCTGCTCCTGCCACAAGTGCTACCAGGCTCTTCCCGAGCCCAAAAAGTGCCCGATCTGCAGGCAGGGCATCACCAGGGTGGTTCCCTTGTACAACAGTTAA
- the FAM43B gene encoding protein FAM43B, whose translation MLPWRRSKFVLVENERKCKGKSLGPGLSYAALLAGFLRSCPDLLPECPLERLGSVFRGKRQKVELNKEDPTYTVRYLGNAVTLHAKGEGCTEEAVGKIWAKSEAGAGGAKMKLTLGPHGIRMTPCEKGARRPGHAYLLHRITYCAADRRHPKVFAWVYRHQVKNKAVVLRCHAVLVSKADKARAMALLLYQTSASAFNEFKRLKRQSDFRHVQQQLLGDAIVPLVPLRRLLNAKCPYRPPAERARCAPRLSSILEEEEEEAFGAGTPLGDPERAAVLRLASDMRGCSLRGPRPAVC comes from the coding sequence ATGCTGCCCTGGCGCCGGAGCAAGTTCGTGCTGGTGGAAAATGAACGTAAGTGCAAAGGCAAGAGCCTGGGGCCGGGGTTGAGCTACGCGGCGCTGCTGGCCGGCTTCCTCCGCTCCTGCCCGGACCTGCTGCCCGAGTGCCCGCTGGAGCGCCTGGGCAGCGTCTTCCGCGGGAAGCGACAGAAAGTGGAGCTCAACAAGGAGGACCCGACGTACACGGTGCGGTACCTGGGCAATGCCGTCACCCTGCACGCCAAGGGCGAGGGCTGCACCGAGGAGGCGGTGGGCAAGATCTGGGCCAAGAGCGAGGCGGGCGCCGGCGGGGCCAAGATGAAGCTGACGCTGGGCCCCCATGGCATCCGCATGACGCCCTGCGAGAAGGGGGCCCGCCGGCCGGGCCACGCGTACCTGCTGCACCGCATCACCTACTGCGCCGCCGACCGCCGGCACCCCAAGGTGTTCGCCTGGGTGTACCGGCACCAGGTGAAGAACAAGGCGGTGGTGCTGCGCTGCCACGCCGTGCTGGTCTCCAAGGCCGACAAGGCGCGCGCCATGGCGCTGCTCCTCTACCAGACCTCGGCCTCCGCCTTCAACGAGTTCAAGCGCCTCAAGAGACAGAGCGATTTCCGCCAcgtccagcagcagctcctgggcgATGCCATCGTGCCCTTGGTGCCCCTCCGCAGGCTGCTCAACGCCAAGTGTCCCTACCGCCCGCCGGCCGAGCGGGCCCGCTGCGCCCCTCGGCTCAGCTCCatcctggaggaggaggaggaggaggcctTCGGCGCCGGCACGCCCCTGGGGGACCCTGAGCGAGCGGCCGTGCTGCGGCTGGCCAGCGACatgaggggctgcagcctgcGCGGGCCCCGGCCCGCCGTGTGCTGA
- the CAMK2N1 gene encoding calcium/calmodulin-dependent protein kinase II inhibitor 1, protein MSEGPPYGEGQLAGDAAVGQLPFPVRLRGGDGLLAGGQGKRPPKLGQIGRSKRVVIEDDRIDDVLQNLSEKAPPGV, encoded by the exons atGTCGGAGGGGCCGCCCTACGGCGAGGGGCAGCTGGCGGGGGACGCGGCCGTGGGGCAGCTCCCCTTCCCCGTTCGCCTCCGCGGCGGCGACGGGCTCCTGGCCGGCGGGCAGGGCAAGCGGCCGCCCAAGCTGGGGCAGATCGGCCGCAGCAAGAGAG TGGTTATTGAAGATGATAGAATTGATGATGTGCTGCAAAACCTCTCCGAAAAGGCCCCTCCCGGTGTTTAA